One region of Zingiber officinale cultivar Zhangliang chromosome 7B, Zo_v1.1, whole genome shotgun sequence genomic DNA includes:
- the LOC122006367 gene encoding mediator of RNA polymerase II transcription subunit 33A-like isoform X1 has product MSWPWDEVVEFTKAAQGMGCDPSGWAVQVSSALAAHGVAIPSPELAQLLASHLCWENDVPLAWKYVEKALAANIAPPMLLVALLSVRVIPNRHYKPVAYRLYLELIRRHAFSFTSQIKGSHFKKTMASIDDTLHLSEKFGVQACEPGALVVEYVFAILWQLLDATLDDEGLQEITPVKNPEWVTKTQDMEIEGEVALSEKKTEYNEKLQKLNTIMAIEVVWHFLHQKVISKLLSLARENMPSHWDAFTHHLNLLATSSSALRNSTVSPEKLQFFIIDTSRFGREGKSRHCQAVSTVVSSGSLTSSGGHGPGYSNCSLWIPIDLYLEDCLDGSVAATDAIEVLSGLIKALHAFNGSTWYDAFLAIWMASLRVVQRERDPLEGPVPHLDTRLCMLLSITTLSIANIIEEEEATAIDVVEPSNQWKEKTSVGRCRKDLVSSIKILGDYENLLVPPPSVTSAANKAAAKAMLFVSGLAGGSGHPESAMNDKTVNCIGNMRHLIVEACISRNLLDTSAYYWPGYISGHINQIPRALPNQVPNWSALMKGAPLTSSVVNALVATPASSLAELEKIFEIAINGSDNDKVSAATILCGASLVRGWNIQEHTVRFVAKLLSPSVPADYAEAESHLISHGPILNVVLTGISSVDCVQVFSFHGLVPELAGALMAICEVFGSCFPSISWTSITGEEISVHTVFSNAFILLLRLWKFNHPPLEYCIMGDEAPVGSQLTPEFLLLLRNSRVLSNGKITKNRSSSEPLSAATSSSSMQPIFMDSFPKLKTWYRQHQACLASTLSGLVHGTPVHQNVDVLLNMMFGKFTGGSNQTIVSGTSGNSNLSSSSGPADDISSRPKLAAWDIMEAVPFVVDAALTACSHGRLYPRELATGLKDLADFLPASLATIVSYFSAEVTRGVWKPAYMNGTDWPSPAANLSSVEENIKKIVATTGVDVPSLVAGGSSLATLPLPLAAFVSLTITYKLDKASERFLNLAGPALENLAASCPWPSMPIVAALWTQKVKRWTDFLVFSASRTVFHHNKDAVVQLLKSCFGAMLGLSPQIPNHGGVGGLLGHGFGSHFSGGLSPVAPGILYLRVYRCIKNIFLLTEMTLSLLMASVKDIMGTVVSKETSEKLKKTKYGMKYGQVSLAAAMARVKAIATLGATFVWLSGGSGIVQCLLQEMLPSWFISAHELDEEGGNGGIVCMLIGHALAYFSVLCGMFAWGIDSVSVSKRRARVITSHMEFLASALEGKISLGCDWVLWRAYVSGFVSLVVDCAPSWVLEVELHVLTSVSQGLKQLNEGELALALLEKGGVMAMGAAAELILASE; this is encoded by the exons ATGTCCTGGCCGTGGGACGAGGTGGTGGAGTTCACCAAGGCGGCCCAGGGGATGGGCTGCGACCCCTCCGGCTGGGCGGTGCAGGTCTCCTCCGCGCTGGCCGCACACGGCGTCGCGATTCCGTCGCCGGAGCTAGCGCAGCTACTGGCATCCCACCTGTGCTGGGAAAACGACGTGCCGCTCGCCTGGAAGTACGTCGAGAAGGCCCTCGCAGCCAACATAGCGCCTCCCATGCTTCTCGTGGCGCTCCTCTCCGTCAG GGTTATTCCAAATCGCCATTATAAGCCGGTGGCATATAGACTGTATCTGGAACTTATCCGGAGGCATGCATTTTCCTTCACATCGCAGATAAAGGGGTCACATTTTAAGAA GACAATGGCTTCAATTGATGATACTCTTCATCTTTCTGAAAAATTTGGTGTTCAAGCATGTGAACCAGGAGCCTTAGTAGTTGAGTATGTCTTTGCCATTTTATGGCAGTTACTTGATGCAACCTTAGATGATGAAGGGTTGCAAGAAATAACACCTGTGAAGAACCCCGAGTGGGTAACTAAGACCCAAGACATGGAGATAGAGGGAGAAGTTGCACTCAGTGAGAAAAAAACTGAATACAATGAAAAGCTGCAGAAACTAAATACCATAATGGCAATTGAAGTAGTTTGGCATTTTCTGCATCAGAAAGTAATTTCCAAGCTTCTCTCCTTGGCACGTGAAAACAT GCCATCTCATTGGGATGCTTTCACTCATCATTTAAACTTACTAGCGACAAGCTCCTCAGCATTGCGTAACTCAACAGTATCACCTGAAAAATTGCAGTTCTTCATTATTGACACTTCACGatttggcagagaaggaaaatCTAGACATTGCCAAGCAGTTTCCACTGTAGTTTCTTCTGGTTCTTTAACATCTTCTGGTGGTCATGGCCCAGGATATAGTAATTGTTCCCTCTGGATTCCCATAGATTTATATCTTGAAGACTGTCTTGATGGATCAGTTGCTGCTACAGACGCAATTGAAGTCCTTAGTG GTTTAATCAAGGCTCTTCATGCATTTAATGGTAGCACCTGGTATGATGCATTTCTGGCAATTTGGATGGCTTCCCTTCGAGTTGTACAAAGG GAAAGGGATCCTCTTGAAGGTCCAGTGCCCCACCTTGACACACGATTGTGCATGTTACTATCAATAACCACACTTTCCATTGCTAACATcattgaggaagaagaagcaacagCTATTGATGTAGTAGAACCAAGCAACCAATGGAAAGAAAAAACATCTGTTGGGAGATGCCGTAAAGATCTAGTGTCTAGTATAAAGATTCTTGGTGATTATGAGAACTTACTGGTTCCTCCTCCATCTGTTACATCTGCAGCTAATAAGGCTGCAGCAAAAGCTATGTTGTTTGTTTCAGGTCTCGCAGGTGGCAGTGGACATCCTGAGAGTGCCATGAATGACAAGACAGTAAATTGCA TTGGCAATATGAGACATTTGATTGTTGAGGCTTGTATTTCACGTAATTTGTTGGATACATCAGCATACTATTGGCCAGGTTACATTAGTGGACATATCAACCAGATACCTCGTGCTTTGCCTAATCAAGTTCCTAATTGGTCTGCATTGATGAAGGGCGCACCTCTCACTTCGTCAGTGGTAAATGCCTTGGTGGCAACTCCCGCTTCAAG CTTGGCAGAGCTTGAGAAGATATTTGAAATTGCTATTAATGGATCTGACAATGACAAAGTATCTGCTGCAACCATCCTGTGTGGAGCCTCACTAGTTCGTGGATGGAATATTCAG GAGCATACTGTTCGTTTTGTTGCGAAGCTGCTTTCACCTTCTGTTCCTGCTGACTATGCTGAAGCTGAAAGCCATTTGATTAGTCATGGTCCTATACTTAATGTTGTTCTTACTGGAATATCATCTGTCGACTGTGTCCAAGTCTTCTCATTTCATGGTTTG GTACCAGAACTTGCAGGAGCCTTGATGGCAATTTGTGAAGTTTTTGGATCTTGCTTTCCTAGTATCTCGTGGACCAGTATCACTGGGGAAGAGATCTCCGTGCATACAGTGTTCTCAAATGCATTTATTCTTCTACTGAGATTATGGAAGTTTAATCATCCACCACTTGAATATTGCATAATGGGAGATGAAGCTCCAGTTGGCTCACAATTGACTCCTGAGTTCCTTCTTTTGCTCCGTAATTCACGTGTTTTATCAAATGGAAAGATAACAAAGAACAGAAGCAGCTCTGAACCACTCTCAGCTGCCACAAGTTCATCCTCTATGCAGCCCATTTTTATGGATTCATTTCCAAAACTAAAGACATGGTACCGACAGCATCAGGCATGTTTAGCATCAACACTCTCTGGACTTGTTCACGGAACTCCAGTTCATCAAAATGTGGATGTTCTTCTCAACATGATGTTTGGGAAATTCACCGGAGGGAGTAACCAAACAATTGTGTCTGGAACATCTGGAAATAGCAATTTAAGCAGTTCATCTGGCCCTGCTGATGACATCTCCTCTAGACCCAAGTTAGCTGCCTGGGATATTATGGAAGCTGTTCCTTTTGTAGTTGATGCTGCTCTTACTGCTTGTTCCCATGGAAGGCTATATCCACGGGAATTAGCTACAG GCCTCAAAGATCTTGCTGATTTCCTTCCTGCATCTCTGGCCACCATCGTGAGTTACTTCTCGGCTGAAGTAACTCGTGGTGTTTGGAAGCCAGCTTATATGAATGGAACAGATTGGCCTAGCCCTGCTGCAAATTTGTCCAGTGTCGAGGAGAATATCAAAAAGATAGTGGCCACCACCGGTGTTGATGTCCCTAGTCTGGTTGCAG GAGGAAGCTCGTTGGCTACTCTTCCACTACCTTTAGCAGCATTTGTCAGCCTCACGATTACTTATAAACTCGACAAAGCCTCGGAGCGATTCCTTAACCTGGCTGGTCCGGCGTTGGAGAATCTCGCAGCTAGTTGTCCTTGGCCAAGCATGCCGATCGTTGCTGCCTTGTGGACCCAAAAGGTGAAGAGATGGACTGATTTCCTAGTGTTTTCTGCATCCCGTACCGTCTTCCACCACAACAAAGATGCAGTCGTTCAGCTTCTCAAAAGTTGTTTCGGTGCGATGCTCGGTCTATCTCCTCAAATACCAAACCATGGAGGTGTGGGCGGACTTCTTGGACATGGATTTGGTTCTCATTTTTCTGGCGGTCTTTCCCCTGTTGCTCCGGGAATCCTCTATCTCCGAGTCTACAGATGCATCAAGAACATCTTCCTACTAACCGAAATGACACTCTCCCTATTAATGGCCTCAGTTAAAGACATCATGGGAACTGTAGTTTCAAAGGAGACATCTGAGAAACTGAAGAAAACAAAGTACGGGATGAAATATGGTCAGGTCTCACTTGCCGCCGCAATGGCACGTGTTAAAGCAATAGCTACTCTTGGAGCCACATTTGTGTGGCTATCTGGTGGATCAGGTATCGTCCAGTGTCTGCTACAAGAGATGCTCCCTTCATGGTTCATCTCAGCCCATGAGTTAGATGAGGAAGGAGGCAATGGGGGTATCGTATGTATGCTGATCGGACATGCACTGGCTTACTTTTCTGTCCTCTGCGGAATGTTTGCCTGGGGCATTGACTCAGTATCCGTCTCTAAGCGTCGCGCAAGGGTCATCACATCGCACATGGAGTTCTTGGCGAGCGCATTAGAAGGGAAGATCTCATTAGGATGTGATTGGGTGCTATGGCGTGCTTATGTTTCTGGGTTTGTGAGTTTAGTGGTGGATTGTGCGCCGAGTTGGGTGCTCGAGGTTGAGCTGCATGTTTTGACGAGTGTCAGTCAAGGGCTGAAGCAATTGAATGAGGGTGAGCTTGCGCTTGCACTTCTCGAGAAAGGTGGAGTTATGGCAATGGGCGCGGCTGCTGAACTGATCTTGGCTAGTGAATAA
- the LOC122006369 gene encoding heavy metal-associated isoprenylated plant protein 28-like isoform X2, which yields MEAIELKVDMVALHEKRVRKCLSKVKGIEKVEVEASIQKVVITGYANRNKILKALKRMGLRAELWSAHNEILSNYATGSFMFNNYSFF from the exons ATGGAG GCTATTGAGTTAAAGGTGGACATGGTAGCATTACATGAGAAGAGAGTGAGAAAATGCCTGTCCAAAGTGAAAG GGATAGAGAAGGTTGAAGTTGAGGCAAGCATTCAGAAAGTTGTGATCACAGGATACGCAAACAGGAACAAGATACTCAAGGCACTGAAGAGAATGGGGTTGAGAGCAGAGTTGTGGTCTGCACATAATGAAATTCTCAGTAATTATGCCACTGGAAGCTTTATGTTCAACAACTACAGTTTCTTCTAG
- the LOC122006369 gene encoding heavy metal-associated isoprenylated plant protein 28-like isoform X1: MSAHVPSIVLALVFVSIYRVNLFSLPFSSVKKENIFFHAQAIELKVDMVALHEKRVRKCLSKVKGIEKVEVEASIQKVVITGYANRNKILKALKRMGLRAELWSAHNEILSNYATGSFMFNNYSFF, from the exons ATGTCAGCTCATGTCCCTAGTATTGTATTAGCACTTGTCTTTGTTTCAATATATCGTGTGAACCTCTTTAGTCTTCCATTTTCTTCTGTCAAAAAAGAAAATATCTTTTTTCATGCACAGGCTATTGAGTTAAAGGTGGACATGGTAGCATTACATGAGAAGAGAGTGAGAAAATGCCTGTCCAAAGTGAAAG GGATAGAGAAGGTTGAAGTTGAGGCAAGCATTCAGAAAGTTGTGATCACAGGATACGCAAACAGGAACAAGATACTCAAGGCACTGAAGAGAATGGGGTTGAGAGCAGAGTTGTGGTCTGCACATAATGAAATTCTCAGTAATTATGCCACTGGAAGCTTTATGTTCAACAACTACAGTTTCTTCTAG
- the LOC122006367 gene encoding mediator of RNA polymerase II transcription subunit 33A-like isoform X2 yields MSWPWDEVVEFTKAAQGMGCDPSGWAVQVSSALAAHGVAIPSPELAQLLASHLCWENDVPLAWKYVEKALAANIAPPMLLVALLSVRVIPNRHYKPVAYRLYLELIRRHAFSFTSQIKGSHFKKTMASIDDTLHLSEKFGVQACEPGALVVEYVFAILWQLLDATLDDEGLQEITPVKNPEWVTKTQDMEIEGEVALSEKKTEYNEKLQKLNTIMAIEVVWHFLHQKVISKLLSLARENMPSHWDAFTHHLNLLATSSSALRNSTVSPEKLQFFIIDTSRFGREGKSRHCQAVSTVVSSGSLTSSGGHGPGYSNCSLWIPIDLYLEDCLDGSVAATDAIEVLSGLIKALHAFNGSTWYDAFLAIWMASLRVVQRERDPLEGPVPHLDTRLCMLLSITTLSIANIIEEEEATAIDVVEPSNQWKEKTSVGRCRKDLVSSIKILGLAGGSGHPESAMNDKTVNCIGNMRHLIVEACISRNLLDTSAYYWPGYISGHINQIPRALPNQVPNWSALMKGAPLTSSVVNALVATPASSLAELEKIFEIAINGSDNDKVSAATILCGASLVRGWNIQEHTVRFVAKLLSPSVPADYAEAESHLISHGPILNVVLTGISSVDCVQVFSFHGLVPELAGALMAICEVFGSCFPSISWTSITGEEISVHTVFSNAFILLLRLWKFNHPPLEYCIMGDEAPVGSQLTPEFLLLLRNSRVLSNGKITKNRSSSEPLSAATSSSSMQPIFMDSFPKLKTWYRQHQACLASTLSGLVHGTPVHQNVDVLLNMMFGKFTGGSNQTIVSGTSGNSNLSSSSGPADDISSRPKLAAWDIMEAVPFVVDAALTACSHGRLYPRELATGLKDLADFLPASLATIVSYFSAEVTRGVWKPAYMNGTDWPSPAANLSSVEENIKKIVATTGVDVPSLVAGGSSLATLPLPLAAFVSLTITYKLDKASERFLNLAGPALENLAASCPWPSMPIVAALWTQKVKRWTDFLVFSASRTVFHHNKDAVVQLLKSCFGAMLGLSPQIPNHGGVGGLLGHGFGSHFSGGLSPVAPGILYLRVYRCIKNIFLLTEMTLSLLMASVKDIMGTVVSKETSEKLKKTKYGMKYGQVSLAAAMARVKAIATLGATFVWLSGGSGIVQCLLQEMLPSWFISAHELDEEGGNGGIVCMLIGHALAYFSVLCGMFAWGIDSVSVSKRRARVITSHMEFLASALEGKISLGCDWVLWRAYVSGFVSLVVDCAPSWVLEVELHVLTSVSQGLKQLNEGELALALLEKGGVMAMGAAAELILASE; encoded by the exons ATGTCCTGGCCGTGGGACGAGGTGGTGGAGTTCACCAAGGCGGCCCAGGGGATGGGCTGCGACCCCTCCGGCTGGGCGGTGCAGGTCTCCTCCGCGCTGGCCGCACACGGCGTCGCGATTCCGTCGCCGGAGCTAGCGCAGCTACTGGCATCCCACCTGTGCTGGGAAAACGACGTGCCGCTCGCCTGGAAGTACGTCGAGAAGGCCCTCGCAGCCAACATAGCGCCTCCCATGCTTCTCGTGGCGCTCCTCTCCGTCAG GGTTATTCCAAATCGCCATTATAAGCCGGTGGCATATAGACTGTATCTGGAACTTATCCGGAGGCATGCATTTTCCTTCACATCGCAGATAAAGGGGTCACATTTTAAGAA GACAATGGCTTCAATTGATGATACTCTTCATCTTTCTGAAAAATTTGGTGTTCAAGCATGTGAACCAGGAGCCTTAGTAGTTGAGTATGTCTTTGCCATTTTATGGCAGTTACTTGATGCAACCTTAGATGATGAAGGGTTGCAAGAAATAACACCTGTGAAGAACCCCGAGTGGGTAACTAAGACCCAAGACATGGAGATAGAGGGAGAAGTTGCACTCAGTGAGAAAAAAACTGAATACAATGAAAAGCTGCAGAAACTAAATACCATAATGGCAATTGAAGTAGTTTGGCATTTTCTGCATCAGAAAGTAATTTCCAAGCTTCTCTCCTTGGCACGTGAAAACAT GCCATCTCATTGGGATGCTTTCACTCATCATTTAAACTTACTAGCGACAAGCTCCTCAGCATTGCGTAACTCAACAGTATCACCTGAAAAATTGCAGTTCTTCATTATTGACACTTCACGatttggcagagaaggaaaatCTAGACATTGCCAAGCAGTTTCCACTGTAGTTTCTTCTGGTTCTTTAACATCTTCTGGTGGTCATGGCCCAGGATATAGTAATTGTTCCCTCTGGATTCCCATAGATTTATATCTTGAAGACTGTCTTGATGGATCAGTTGCTGCTACAGACGCAATTGAAGTCCTTAGTG GTTTAATCAAGGCTCTTCATGCATTTAATGGTAGCACCTGGTATGATGCATTTCTGGCAATTTGGATGGCTTCCCTTCGAGTTGTACAAAGG GAAAGGGATCCTCTTGAAGGTCCAGTGCCCCACCTTGACACACGATTGTGCATGTTACTATCAATAACCACACTTTCCATTGCTAACATcattgaggaagaagaagcaacagCTATTGATGTAGTAGAACCAAGCAACCAATGGAAAGAAAAAACATCTGTTGGGAGATGCCGTAAAGATCTAGTGTCTAGTATAAAGATTCTTG GTCTCGCAGGTGGCAGTGGACATCCTGAGAGTGCCATGAATGACAAGACAGTAAATTGCA TTGGCAATATGAGACATTTGATTGTTGAGGCTTGTATTTCACGTAATTTGTTGGATACATCAGCATACTATTGGCCAGGTTACATTAGTGGACATATCAACCAGATACCTCGTGCTTTGCCTAATCAAGTTCCTAATTGGTCTGCATTGATGAAGGGCGCACCTCTCACTTCGTCAGTGGTAAATGCCTTGGTGGCAACTCCCGCTTCAAG CTTGGCAGAGCTTGAGAAGATATTTGAAATTGCTATTAATGGATCTGACAATGACAAAGTATCTGCTGCAACCATCCTGTGTGGAGCCTCACTAGTTCGTGGATGGAATATTCAG GAGCATACTGTTCGTTTTGTTGCGAAGCTGCTTTCACCTTCTGTTCCTGCTGACTATGCTGAAGCTGAAAGCCATTTGATTAGTCATGGTCCTATACTTAATGTTGTTCTTACTGGAATATCATCTGTCGACTGTGTCCAAGTCTTCTCATTTCATGGTTTG GTACCAGAACTTGCAGGAGCCTTGATGGCAATTTGTGAAGTTTTTGGATCTTGCTTTCCTAGTATCTCGTGGACCAGTATCACTGGGGAAGAGATCTCCGTGCATACAGTGTTCTCAAATGCATTTATTCTTCTACTGAGATTATGGAAGTTTAATCATCCACCACTTGAATATTGCATAATGGGAGATGAAGCTCCAGTTGGCTCACAATTGACTCCTGAGTTCCTTCTTTTGCTCCGTAATTCACGTGTTTTATCAAATGGAAAGATAACAAAGAACAGAAGCAGCTCTGAACCACTCTCAGCTGCCACAAGTTCATCCTCTATGCAGCCCATTTTTATGGATTCATTTCCAAAACTAAAGACATGGTACCGACAGCATCAGGCATGTTTAGCATCAACACTCTCTGGACTTGTTCACGGAACTCCAGTTCATCAAAATGTGGATGTTCTTCTCAACATGATGTTTGGGAAATTCACCGGAGGGAGTAACCAAACAATTGTGTCTGGAACATCTGGAAATAGCAATTTAAGCAGTTCATCTGGCCCTGCTGATGACATCTCCTCTAGACCCAAGTTAGCTGCCTGGGATATTATGGAAGCTGTTCCTTTTGTAGTTGATGCTGCTCTTACTGCTTGTTCCCATGGAAGGCTATATCCACGGGAATTAGCTACAG GCCTCAAAGATCTTGCTGATTTCCTTCCTGCATCTCTGGCCACCATCGTGAGTTACTTCTCGGCTGAAGTAACTCGTGGTGTTTGGAAGCCAGCTTATATGAATGGAACAGATTGGCCTAGCCCTGCTGCAAATTTGTCCAGTGTCGAGGAGAATATCAAAAAGATAGTGGCCACCACCGGTGTTGATGTCCCTAGTCTGGTTGCAG GAGGAAGCTCGTTGGCTACTCTTCCACTACCTTTAGCAGCATTTGTCAGCCTCACGATTACTTATAAACTCGACAAAGCCTCGGAGCGATTCCTTAACCTGGCTGGTCCGGCGTTGGAGAATCTCGCAGCTAGTTGTCCTTGGCCAAGCATGCCGATCGTTGCTGCCTTGTGGACCCAAAAGGTGAAGAGATGGACTGATTTCCTAGTGTTTTCTGCATCCCGTACCGTCTTCCACCACAACAAAGATGCAGTCGTTCAGCTTCTCAAAAGTTGTTTCGGTGCGATGCTCGGTCTATCTCCTCAAATACCAAACCATGGAGGTGTGGGCGGACTTCTTGGACATGGATTTGGTTCTCATTTTTCTGGCGGTCTTTCCCCTGTTGCTCCGGGAATCCTCTATCTCCGAGTCTACAGATGCATCAAGAACATCTTCCTACTAACCGAAATGACACTCTCCCTATTAATGGCCTCAGTTAAAGACATCATGGGAACTGTAGTTTCAAAGGAGACATCTGAGAAACTGAAGAAAACAAAGTACGGGATGAAATATGGTCAGGTCTCACTTGCCGCCGCAATGGCACGTGTTAAAGCAATAGCTACTCTTGGAGCCACATTTGTGTGGCTATCTGGTGGATCAGGTATCGTCCAGTGTCTGCTACAAGAGATGCTCCCTTCATGGTTCATCTCAGCCCATGAGTTAGATGAGGAAGGAGGCAATGGGGGTATCGTATGTATGCTGATCGGACATGCACTGGCTTACTTTTCTGTCCTCTGCGGAATGTTTGCCTGGGGCATTGACTCAGTATCCGTCTCTAAGCGTCGCGCAAGGGTCATCACATCGCACATGGAGTTCTTGGCGAGCGCATTAGAAGGGAAGATCTCATTAGGATGTGATTGGGTGCTATGGCGTGCTTATGTTTCTGGGTTTGTGAGTTTAGTGGTGGATTGTGCGCCGAGTTGGGTGCTCGAGGTTGAGCTGCATGTTTTGACGAGTGTCAGTCAAGGGCTGAAGCAATTGAATGAGGGTGAGCTTGCGCTTGCACTTCTCGAGAAAGGTGGAGTTATGGCAATGGGCGCGGCTGCTGAACTGATCTTGGCTAGTGAATAA